A genomic region of Methanothermobacter sp. CaT2 contains the following coding sequences:
- a CDS encoding roadblock/LC7 domain-containing protein, whose translation MSGGFRILEEIVGEILEVEGVEGVIVTDSSGSILYSRGASSGNLGSMASVMADASGKLLKRAGQGDYQSAVIEFPDGKMVLLNDDLHLLVLADKRSNLGKVILLARRVMERLSDPEILHELEYVKEESSAAGIKSTMEPEAGITPQSEGSEASITSESAGSDVSGIPEGDEINVTIAEQKPEATGQKQDPVHDISTGVVHEQVEILKKPEIEKPEPLEEKIEKPMVEDKFKGSLQSQAIPEVRPPLSLPELKSIDVPSDPEAQKETALLIYEHILLAMSIGASKIMGVAPAGGMLRKSLPHDECPITLEGVGVLSNASVDFKKLRENISAAGYGLEEIKRDMEIIIISITENYGRVMGYGAFRGMIRPEFTAIYMAYRDAMDELGITETIHPELRQIWD comes from the coding sequence GTGAGTGGGGGTTTTAGAATACTTGAAGAGATAGTTGGTGAAATCCTGGAAGTTGAAGGGGTTGAGGGGGTAATCGTAACTGACAGTTCAGGCAGCATCCTCTACAGCAGGGGAGCCTCCAGCGGAAACCTTGGATCCATGGCCAGTGTAATGGCAGATGCTTCAGGTAAACTCCTCAAAAGGGCGGGGCAGGGAGACTATCAGTCTGCCGTTATTGAGTTTCCCGATGGGAAGATGGTCCTGCTCAACGATGACCTCCATCTCCTTGTGCTTGCTGATAAAAGGTCAAACCTTGGCAAGGTGATCCTCCTTGCAAGAAGGGTCATGGAGAGACTTTCAGACCCTGAAATACTCCATGAACTGGAATATGTCAAGGAGGAGTCATCAGCCGCAGGGATTAAATCAACCATGGAGCCTGAAGCAGGTATCACCCCCCAATCCGAAGGTTCTGAAGCAAGTATCACTTCCGAATCTGCAGGTTCAGACGTCAGTGGGATCCCTGAGGGTGATGAAATCAATGTTACGATTGCAGAACAGAAACCTGAAGCCACTGGGCAGAAACAGGACCCTGTGCATGATATCAGTACTGGCGTGGTGCATGAACAGGTAGAAATACTCAAAAAACCTGAAATTGAAAAACCAGAGCCCCTGGAAGAGAAAATAGAAAAACCCATGGTGGAAGACAAATTTAAAGGGTCCCTGCAGTCACAAGCCATCCCGGAGGTGAGGCCACCACTATCCCTCCCGGAACTCAAATCCATTGATGTCCCATCTGACCCCGAAGCCCAAAAGGAAACAGCACTTCTTATCTATGAGCATATCCTCCTTGCGATGTCAATAGGGGCCAGTAAAATTATGGGTGTGGCCCCTGCAGGGGGTATGCTCCGCAAATCCCTTCCACACGATGAATGTCCAATCACCCTTGAGGGGGTTGGTGTCCTCAGCAATGCATCAGTTGACTTCAAAAAATTGAGGGAAAACATCTCAGCTGCAGGATACGGCCTTGAGGAGATAAAGAGGGACATGGAAATAATAATCATATCAATAACAGAGAATTACGGGCGTGTTATGGGATATGGTGCATTCAGGGGCATGATAAGGCCAGAGTTTACAGCAATATACATGGCCTACAGGGATGCCATGGATGAACTTGGGATAACAGAGACCATCCACCCAGAGTTAAGGCAGATCTGGGATTAA
- a CDS encoding class E sortase: MRRNSIYAAIICLFFVSVTSGIIIKAFEDYQTLERSRVHLENYRNAPRELFDPVPSGPSTAAGSSGPVIGKLIIPAIGVRCWIREDTVNAYESVYHYPESVMPGSAGDCGILGHRTTYSGPFRRIGALRRGDRVIIEDRLSSRRYVYVVTSNGDDIRWDYKVNPVRFAQNGEARLMLITCYPPGKKKAAWITHCKLVRRENM, translated from the coding sequence ATGAGAAGAAACAGCATCTACGCAGCCATCATATGCCTTTTCTTCGTATCGGTTACCTCAGGCATCATTATAAAGGCCTTTGAGGATTACCAGACCCTGGAAAGGTCACGTGTTCACCTTGAAAACTACAGGAATGCACCCAGAGAACTTTTTGATCCTGTCCCTTCAGGCCCCAGCACAGCTGCAGGCTCAAGCGGACCGGTAATTGGGAAGCTCATAATACCCGCGATAGGCGTCAGGTGCTGGATAAGGGAAGACACCGTGAATGCCTATGAATCGGTCTACCACTACCCTGAAAGTGTCATGCCGGGGTCTGCAGGTGACTGTGGGATCCTGGGGCATAGAACCACCTATTCAGGACCATTTAGAAGGATAGGTGCCCTCAGGAGGGGGGATAGGGTTATAATAGAGGACCGTCTCTCCTCAAGGCGCTACGTATATGTGGTGACATCCAATGGTGATGATATAAGATGGGACTATAAGGTCAATCCCGTGCGCTTCGCCCAGAATGGGGAGGCCAGGCTCATGCTCATAACGTGTTATCCTCCAGGCAAAAAGAAGGCTGCCTGGATAACACACTGCAAACTTGTGCGTAGAGAGAACATGTGA
- a CDS encoding mechanosensitive ion channel family protein — MIPVPGPETILIIIVTVMAAVLLVKWASYFLKRSTRKWDLDLTLIQVLNDIIKYSIYIIALSIVLRELGIDVTAITVSLGIAGVSVGFASRDIISNFISGMFILADKSFRVGDTIEVAGQKGKVKRVGFRTTTIKTPDAKIVTVPNSTFSKTAYVNYSAEESRRVELRVNLDYGVDIEKFESEVKDVLMGVPGILKDPEPGLIVLEFTDTGIKAKVTAWVPDPKKVTKYRYVIASHVKKVLEGYSKQDQMQGFE, encoded by the coding sequence ATGATTCCGGTTCCAGGTCCTGAAACCATCCTCATCATAATCGTCACGGTGATGGCCGCTGTTCTACTTGTTAAGTGGGCCTCATATTTCCTCAAGAGGTCCACCAGAAAATGGGACCTTGACCTTACACTCATACAGGTCCTCAATGACATAATAAAATACAGCATATACATCATAGCCCTTAGCATAGTTCTGAGGGAACTTGGAATAGACGTAACCGCCATAACCGTGAGTCTGGGTATAGCCGGTGTCTCGGTGGGTTTTGCATCCAGGGACATCATATCCAACTTCATCTCCGGGATGTTCATACTGGCTGATAAGAGTTTCAGGGTTGGTGACACCATTGAGGTTGCCGGGCAGAAGGGTAAGGTTAAAAGGGTGGGTTTCAGGACAACAACAATAAAAACCCCTGACGCCAAAATAGTAACGGTGCCCAACTCAACCTTCTCCAAAACAGCATACGTCAACTACAGTGCAGAGGAAAGTAGGAGGGTTGAACTCAGGGTCAACCTTGACTACGGTGTTGATATTGAAAAGTTTGAATCTGAAGTTAAGGATGTTCTCATGGGAGTTCCAGGTATACTGAAGGACCCTGAGCCCGGGCTCATTGTCCTTGAATTTACAGATACCGGGATAAAGGCAAAGGTGACAGCCTGGGTCCCTGATCCAAAAAAGGTAACGAAATACCGTTACGTGATTGCGTCTCATGTGAAAAAGGTCCTTGAAGGTTATTCTAAACAGGATCAAATGCAGGGTTTTGAATGA
- the rnz gene encoding ribonuclease Z: MEVTFLGTSSAVPSKNRNHTSIALRIPGEVFLFDCGEGTQRQMALAGISPMKVTRMFITHLHGDHILGIPGMIQSMGFRGRQEPLEIYGPPGIHELHESIMKLGYFTLDFDIHVHEVRGGTVLEEEDYRITSAPASHSVFNLAYCFEEKKRPRFLREKAIELGLKPGPAFGKLHRGMPVRAGDRIIKPEEVLGSPRRGVKICYSGDTRPCESVIDLAREADLLIHESTFEAGSEDKAAESGHSTAREAAEVAASACVRRLILTHLSTRYKRTEVILNAAREVFPETYVADDLMTVEVKADDSGSRS, encoded by the coding sequence ATGGAAGTTACATTTCTGGGTACATCATCAGCTGTCCCCTCAAAGAACAGGAACCACACATCAATAGCACTTAGAATCCCCGGTGAGGTATTCCTGTTTGACTGTGGTGAGGGAACTCAGAGACAGATGGCCCTTGCAGGCATCAGCCCCATGAAGGTTACAAGGATGTTCATAACACATCTACACGGGGATCATATCCTGGGGATACCTGGAATGATACAGTCAATGGGCTTCAGGGGGCGCCAGGAGCCCCTTGAGATATATGGGCCCCCAGGAATCCATGAACTCCACGAATCCATCATGAAGCTGGGCTACTTCACGCTCGATTTTGATATCCATGTGCATGAGGTTAGGGGCGGCACCGTCCTTGAGGAGGAGGACTACCGTATTACCTCGGCACCCGCCTCCCATTCGGTATTCAACCTCGCCTACTGTTTTGAGGAGAAGAAGAGGCCGAGGTTCCTCAGGGAGAAGGCAATTGAACTTGGACTCAAACCGGGTCCTGCCTTTGGAAAGCTGCACAGGGGCATGCCTGTGAGGGCTGGTGACAGGATCATAAAACCAGAGGAGGTCCTTGGAAGCCCACGGCGGGGTGTGAAGATATGCTACTCAGGGGACACCCGCCCCTGTGAGTCCGTTATAGATCTTGCCCGTGAAGCGGACCTTCTGATACACGAGTCAACCTTTGAGGCTGGAAGTGAGGATAAGGCGGCTGAAAGTGGGCATTCCACTGCAAGGGAAGCCGCGGAGGTTGCTGCATCTGCCTGCGTCAGGAGACTGATACTCACACATCTTAGCACCAGATACAAGCGGACCGAGGTTATTCTGAACGCCGCAAGGGAGGTTTTCCCTGAAACCTATGTTGCAGATGACCTCATGACCGTGGAGGTGAAGGCTGATGATTCCGGTTCCAGGTCCTGA
- the nadC gene encoding carboxylating nicotinate-nucleotide diphosphorylase: protein MIDILREMIRADVGFEDITTEALVERGTVAVADVIAGEDGIIAGMDVAGIIAAEFGIEMERLKMDGDPVKAGERVISLEGEASDILKIERTMLNLMMRMSGIATLTRSILERVRAVNPDVRIAATRKTTPGLQWFEKQAVKIGGGDTHRFRLDDCAMIKDNHIAIAGSVEDAVRRVKEHVSFTKKVEVEVERPGDALLAAEAGADIILLDNMNPGDVRKALEELESAGLRDRVIVEASGGIKPENIDKYASTGVDVISMGFITTSAHPVDLSLEIRELK, encoded by the coding sequence ATGATTGACATTCTCAGGGAAATGATCAGGGCAGACGTGGGGTTTGAGGATATAACAACTGAGGCACTTGTTGAAAGGGGCACAGTGGCAGTGGCGGATGTCATAGCAGGAGAGGATGGCATAATTGCAGGTATGGATGTGGCAGGGATCATAGCCGCGGAATTCGGAATCGAAATGGAAAGGCTGAAAATGGATGGTGATCCGGTTAAAGCCGGTGAAAGGGTTATAAGCCTCGAGGGGGAAGCTTCAGATATCCTGAAGATCGAGAGGACAATGCTGAACCTCATGATGAGAATGAGCGGCATAGCCACCCTCACACGAAGCATTCTGGAGCGGGTGAGGGCAGTGAACCCTGATGTGAGGATAGCAGCCACCAGAAAGACAACTCCTGGACTGCAGTGGTTTGAAAAGCAGGCAGTTAAAATTGGTGGTGGGGACACCCATCGCTTCAGGCTTGATGACTGTGCAATGATCAAGGACAACCACATAGCAATCGCTGGAAGTGTGGAGGACGCGGTGAGGCGGGTTAAGGAACATGTAAGCTTCACAAAGAAGGTTGAGGTTGAGGTTGAAAGGCCAGGTGACGCGCTACTGGCGGCAGAGGCAGGGGCCGACATCATCCTGCTTGATAATATGAACCCCGGGGACGTCAGGAAGGCACTGGAAGAACTCGAAAGTGCCGGGCTGCGGGACAGGGTAATTGTTGAGGCATCAGGGGGTATAAAACCTGAAAATATAGATAAATATGCTTCCACTGGAGTTGATGTAATATCAATGGGGTTTATAACCACATCCGCCCATCCAGTTGACCTCAGCCTTGAGATAAGGGAACTGAAATGA